Genomic DNA from Halobaculum sp. CBA1158:
GCGCGGTAAACGAATTACGGTTGCCGGCGGGGCGATGGCCCGACTGGTGTCCCCGAGTGTCGCCCGCCGGTCACGACGCGAGCAGAACCAGGGGTTGGTCGCCGTCGTCGGACTCCTCGACCTCGACGAGACCGTCGGCGGCGAGGTCGGAAAGGAGACCACGCAGCCACTCTCGCCCGTGCTCCCCATCAGGAGTGTAATCCACTCGGATCCGATGACCGAGCGTGTCCAGGTCCATCTCGTCGTGTTCTCCGAGGAGTCGAACGATCCGTCCGCGGAACTGGCGACGACTCCCCTCGAAGCTCGGTTGTGTCGGAACGTCGGGTGCCGTGAAGTCACCGGTCTGGTAGGCGTGACACCACTCGCGCCACGGGCACCCTTCCTCGTCACACCGCGGGTTCTTTCCGCAGGCGACGCCGCCCAGTTCCATGATCGCGTTGTTCCAGACCCGGGACTCCCCGTCCGGCATGAGCGCCGACGCCGCCCGTTCGAACGCCGAGTCGTCGTCGGGAACGCCGAACGCGCGGTACAGCACCCGCTTGACGTTCGTGTCGACCACGGCGTCGCCGTTGTCGAACGCGAACGACGCGACCGCGTTGGCGGTGTACGGTCCGACGCCCATCAGCTCCTGCAGTTCGTCGGGCTCCTCGGGGAACTCCCCCCCGTACTCCTCGACGACCTGCGTGGCCGCCTCGTGGAGGTACGTCGCGCGGTTGTTGTAGCCGAGGGAGTGGTCCGACCAGAACGCCACCACCTCGCCGCGGTCGGTGGCTGCCAGATCCGACACCTCCGGCCAGCGCTCGAGGAAGTCTGCGTACGCCTCCTCGACCCGAGACAGCTGGGTCTGCTGGCTCATCACCTCCGAGACGAGGATCCGATAGGCGTCGTCGGTTCGCCGCCACGGGAACTCGCGGTGGTCGGCCTCGTACCACTCGATCAGCGCCTCCCGCACCGCCTCGCGGTCGTCGTCGGGGAGGTGTTCGCTCATTGGAGATGGCTGTCCCCGGGCGCGGAAGGTGCTGACGGTTCCCCACGGCGACTGCGTCGCCGGCGCGGTTGCCGCCGGTCGCGTCGCGGATACGTCGCTGTCGCGGTCGCCGTCGCCGTCGTCGTCGCTGTCGCGGTCGCCGTCGCCGTCGTCGTCGCTGTCGCGGTCGCCGTCGTCGTCGCTGTCGCGGGACGGAGCGTAACGGGTATCCGGCGGCCGCCGCTTGCATCGGCCATGAGCCTCGACGACCTCGACGCCGCGATCACCGAAGAGTACGGCGACCTCGACGACGAGGTCGGCGTCGACCTCGATCGCGAGACGAAACACGAACTCGCCCTCCTGGCGGCGGCGCTGGGCACCGACCGCGACGAACTCGTGCGCCGCGGGATCCACGCGCTGTTCCGGCGGACCCTCGACACCGGCGACCTCGATTTCCACCTCAGGCAGGCGTTCGACGTGACGTACGACGAGTACCTGTCGGGGATGACGTACGACGAGATGACCGGCGGCGCTGGCGGCGCGGGCGGGGGCGGCGGCTACCCCGAGCGAAACGACGAGCGTCGCTACCAGCAGTAACCGTTCGGATCGCGTCGCCGACGCGGTTCAGTTCACGTCGCCGACGGCCTCGATCAACAGTTCGGCACCCATCGCGATCTCCCGTTCAGTCACGTCCAGCGGCGGGAGAACGCGGATCACCGTCGACCCGCACGCGAGCGTGAGCAGGCCGCGCTTCAGCGCGGCTTCCTGCACCCCGTCTCGCAGGTCCCCCGACTCGAACTCGACGGCGAGCATCAGCCCCTCCCCGCGCACGTCCGTCACGCCCGAGAGGTCGGCGTCGCGGACGGTCTCTTTGAACTGCTCGCCGCGGACGACCGCGTTCTCTAACAGGTCGTACTCATCGATAGCGCGCAGAGTGAACACGCCCTGCGCGGAGGCGACGACGTCGCCCGCGCCCCACGTCGAGGAGAGACGCGCGCGCTCCTCGGGGAAGGTGTCCTCGTTCGCGATGGTCGCGCCCACGCGCATCCCCTTCGCGCCGGTGATCACGTCCGGCTCGACGGGGTAGTGATCCGAGCCCCACCACTCGCCCGTGCGGCCCATCCCCGACTGGATCTCGTCGGCGACGAGTGGCACGTCGTGGGCCGTCGCGAGGTCGGCGACCTCCTCCATGAACGCCTCCGACGGGAAGCGGTAGCCGCCCTCGCCCTGGATCGGCTCCATGATGATGTACGAGAGCTCGTCGGGGTCGACGTGGCCGGTCTTCGGGTGGAGTTTCTCCCGGAGGACCGAGGTGTCGCCGTCGTCGACGAAGAAGCCGCACGAGCACGTCTCCGGCGAGCAGCCGCGGTCGTCACAGAACGGCACGTCGTGGACGCCAGACATCTCGGGGAACTCCCGACGGTAGACCGACTTCGAGCGATTCAGCGAGAGCGCCCCGAGCGTCCGGCCGTGGAACGCCCCCTCGAAGGTGACGCCGTACGTCCCGCCGCCGGAGGCGTCATAGCAGACCTTGATCGCGTTCTCGACGGCCTCGGCACCCGAGTTCGACAGGAACACGGTGTCCAGTCCGTAGTGCCCGGTCCGCTCGACGAGTTCGTGCATCAGGTCGGCGGGGCCGGGGATCGTCGACTCGCCCGGGTCGGAGCCGTCGGAGACGTAGAAGTCCTGGCCGGCGATCTTCGTCGGGTCGACGAGGTCGAACTCGGCCATCGGCTCGGTGATCTTGGGGTTGTTGTACCCCAGCGGCGCGGCGGCGACGTGGGACGTGAAATCCAGCAGGACGTTGCCGTCGACGTCGGTGCAGAACGGGCCCGCCGATTCGGCCGTGATGTCCCAGACGAAGTCGTACACGTACGTGCTCGTCGCGGCCACCTCGCGGTGGTACGCCGCCCACTCTCGGGCGCGTTCGCCGGGCATCGACCCGACCCGAACCTCGGCGGTGTCTCGGTCCATACCGAGAGTTGGAACACGTGGAAATAAAACCGCCGCAGACTGAGAACGGTTCGAACATTCGGTCCGATGTTGTGTCTGGTACAACTCTTTCGACGGACGACCAGTCCGTGTCGGGTTTTCGGCGTCGCGAACGCGGTCCGATCACGCCCGGCCGCGGCGACCGCGTTCGCGACGCACGAGATCACAGCATCGCCGCCGCGACCGCGACCGCGCCCGAGACGCCCAGCAACGCGATGCTCCAGGCGACCACCCGCCGCCTGAACGCCCGCGGACCGGCGAGCGCGAGTCCCGTCTTGACCGCGACGCTGGAGCCGGTCGCCAGCATCACCGCCAGGGCCGCCTCGGCGGCGGTGACTGTGCCGCCGCGGTACAAAAGCACCGCCGAGGTCGTCGCGCCCGCCGAGGAGACCAGCCCCGAAACGACCGCCGAGGCGTACAGCCCGGCCGTGCCGAACTGGCCCTCCGCGAGCGTGCTCCCCGCGAGGATGAGGAGGAACACAGCGCCGAACGCCAGCGCGTTTCGCAGCGAGAACGGCGACTCGATCTCGACGGGGACCGGCTCGCGCCAGTCGGCGGTGACGGCGGCCACGGCGATCGCGCCGATCGCGAGCGCCGTCAACGGGGCGACGACAGCGCCCAGCACCGGCGCGCCCCCGCCGACGGTGAACGCGACGGCGATTCCGAGGTTCCGCAGGGCCATCGCCGCGTTCGCCAGCAGAACGCCCGCGACCGCATAGGAGACGGCCTCCGCGCGGTCGCTCGCGTGGTCGAGCATCGTACCGACGACGGCCGTCGAGGAGGCGAGCCCGCCGAAGAAGCCGGTGACGGCGACTCCCCGGCCGCCGTAGGTGCGGACCAGCGCGTAGTTCGCGATGCCGATGCCGGCGACGGTGACGACCATCAGCCACGCGACCCGCGGTTCCAGGGGAACCCCGAGGACGGTCCGTTCGCCCGCCGGGAGCAGCGGGTAGACGACGAACGCCAGCACTGCGAACTCCGTCATCGAACGCAGTTCCGTCCGCGAGAGGTCGCCGGCAAACGTGTGTAGCTCCCGCTTCAACACCAACAGCGCCGACGACAGCACCGCGACGGTCACGCCCTCCAGCACGTAGCCCGCGGCCACGAGCGCGCCGACGCCGTAGGCCGCCAACAGCGACATCGACGTGGTGAGCGACAGGGAGTTCCCGTCGCCCGTTTGGAGTCCACGAACCGCGAGCAGCGTCCCCTGAACGATCACCAGCAGGCCACCGACCGCTAGCAGCCACGCTCCCACGGTCGCGTCCGTCGCCAGCAGCGTGAACACCGCGCCCACGAGGCTGGTGAGCGAGAACGTCCGGATCCCGGCGGACTTCTCCGACCACTCGCGCTCCAGCCCCAGAAACAGCCCCAGCGCCGCCGCCAGCGCCAGCCGTACCACCGGAATCGCCGTCGGATCCGTCACAAACTGGGTCGCGCCGCCCGTGCTCATCGGGGTCTATATCACTACATACCGATATATAGTTCTTCGGTCGAGCGACGACGCCACCGCGGCACGCCGTCGTCGATCCGCGGTACTGCTCGTCCCGGCGACGATCCGCGACACGCTTTAGTCGGTTCGCGAGGCGCACACGGTATGGTCCTCTCGGAGGTCGACTGGTCGCGGACGGCGTGGTGGGGAATCGCCGCCGCGCTGACGGCCGCGCTGGTCTACGTCGTCCACTCGTTCGTCGGCACGTTCGTCTTCGGGGTGTTCATCTACTACGCCGCCCGGCCCGTGTACGTGCGGATCCGACGGCGGGTCCCCCAGGAGAGCGTCGCGGCCGCCATCGCCATCTTCGCGCTGGCGCTGCCGGTGTTGCTGGTGGGGGGGTACGCGCTGCTCATCGTCGTCAACCAGGTGCAGGATCTGGTGGGCAACGGCTACCTCGACCAGATCCCCCTCGGTCAGATCCCGCTCGATCAGGACACGCTCGATCTGATCGCCGACCCCGCGACGCTCGCGGCGACCGACTGGACGCAGTACGTCACGGTCGACACCGTCACGGGGATCACCGACTCGCTGTCGGGGGCGGTCGACACGATCGCGTTCCTCGGCACCGGCGCGGTCCACCTGTTCGTCATGCTCGCGCTCGCGTTCTATCTCCTCCGGGACGGCGGCCGCCTCGCCAGCTATCTCGTCCGCTTCACCGACCAGCAGGGCGTGCTCGAGACGTACGGCAGGGCGATCGACCGCGATTTCACCTCCATCTTCTTCGGGAACATCCTCAACGCGATCCTCACCGGGACCATCGGCGTCATCGTCTACTCGCTGCTCAACGTGGTTGCGCCTCCCGGTGGCTCGATCCCCGCGGCCGCGCTCGTCGGCCTGCTCGCGGGCGCAGCGAGCCTGATCCCGATCGTCGGCATGAAGTTGGTGTACGTCCCGGTCGCGGCGTTCCTCGCGGTCCGTGCGGTCGTGACCGACGCGACCGGGACGCTGTGGTTCGTCGGCGTTTTCGTGCTCGCGTCGTTCGTCGTCGTCGACACCATCCCCGACCTCGTCCTCCGGCCGTACGTCTCCGGGCGCTCGCTGCACGTCGGGGCGGTGATGCTCGCGTACACGCTCGGGCCGCTGCTGTTCGGCTGGTACGGGATCTTCCTGATGCCGATCCTGCTCGTGCTCGTGGTTCACTTCGCCCGGATCGTCCTCCCGGAGCTGCTGGCCGGCGAGCCGCTTCGGCCGTACGCGGTCGATCCGTCACATTTCACCGACGAGGGGCCGTTCGTCTACGGGCCGCCGGAGCCGGGACCGGACCCTCCCGCGGAGGGCGACACCGAGGCGGAGTGACCCGCGAGCGACGCGGCGGGGACCGCGCGCATCGGCGCGCCGCCGGTCGGCTCACCACGCACCGCCTCACTCGATGTCGACGTACTCCGACTCCCAGTCGCGTCGCGCCTCGATCTCGCGTCGTCCGCGGCGCGTGAGGGTGTAGTAGTTCGTCCGTCGGTCGCGCTGGCCCTTCTCGACGAGGCCCTTGTCGACGAGCGTGTCGAGGTTCGGGTACAGTCGCCCGTGGTGGATCTCCTTCTCGTAGTACTCCTCCAGTTCCTCCTTGATCGCCAGCCCGTGCGGCTCGTCCTGTCCCGCGATGACGTACAGCAAGTCTCGCTGGAACCCCGTCAGGTCGTACATCGGTAATGTCCGTCTCCGTGTTATTCTGGATGATCAATAAACATACCGACGTGTGAATACCGGCGGCCTTGCGGTCGCTCACGGGTATTTGAGCCATCTGACCGCGATCGGATCTCACTTCGAGTATTGGACACGTCGACGTTCGTGTCAGGGTCTCCGTCCATCCGTTTCCCTCCGATCACGGGACGGCTTTTGGCCGCACGCGACGTGTGTTCCCCTTGGCCGAGGAAGTCCTGTTCAGATCTGAGACGACCCAGGACCGATTCGAGTGACGGGGGACGGGTCGCGTGGCCGCCGCTGACAGTCGTACGGGCGCGGCGTCGAGAACGAAAGGGGGCGCGCCGCGGAAAACACCCGCGGCGCGCCGCCCGAATCGGTCCCCGCTGACGCTTCGGCCCTCCAGACGAAGCGTCACCGTGACTTACCTCGGGATCGGAAATAAAGCTACCGGGGATCGGAACGACCCTACATGTGCTCCTCCTCCAACGCCCAGCCGAGCGCCCGCTTGTAGTGGGTGAACAGTTCGCGGACGCCCTCGTGTCGCATCTCCTCGGAGTCGAGCTGTTCGGCGAGGTACTCGTACTGCTCTCTGATCTCGGCTTCGTCGCGCACGGTCACCGTTGGAGGGGACGCGACTTAGAAGGTGGCCGACCGAGCGATCGCGCGCCGACGGGGGTGACGCGTCGGCGACGCGGCGTCCGCGTGTCGTCGACGTGGCGGTCGGACGGCGTTCAGGCGTCGCCTTCGCCGTCGGTCTGCCGGTCGACGAAGTCGTCGTAGGTGTCCTGATCCACGACGACGACGTTGAAGTACATGTTCGAGTGGGCGACCCCGCAGTACTCAGCACAGTAGCCCTGGTAGACACCCGTCTCCTGGGCGGTCGTCTTGATCGTGTTCTCCTGGCCGGGAATCGCGTCCTGCTTGAGGCCGAGATCGGGCACGTGGAGCGCGTGGATCACGTCGTCGGAGGTGACGGTGAAGAACAGCTCCTGTCCCTGCGGGACGACGATGACCGGCCCCTCAAGCCCCTCCGCCTGCGGGATGGCCTCGGTGTCGAGGTCGCCGGCGGTCAACTCGGTGATGTTCGACGTCTCGTAGTTCATCCGCCAGTTCCACTGGTAGGCGACCGTCTCGACGTGCACGTCGCCCTCGGCGGGTTCGATATCGTCGGTGCCGCCGGTGTAGGTGACCGACGGGTCCGCGAGCACGCCGTAGGAGGCCGCGCCCACGAACAGGAGGACGATCGCGGTCGCGACCGTCCAGGTGATCTCCAGGCGACGATTCTCCTTGGTCGGCTTTGGATCGTCGCTGTCCTTGAACTTCAGGACCGTGTAGATGAGGATGACCTCGACGAGGATCGTGATCGGAATCGCGACGTACAGCAGGTTCTCGTTCAGGCCGTTGATGAGCCCCGCCGTCGTCGACGATTGGGCCGCCGCCGGGGTCGCGAGCAGCGCCACCCCGACGAGCGCCGCCGCCAGACTCCCCAGTCGCGTACGCGTCATTACATACGCGGTTGGCGCAGGCCACGTAAATACCTACTGTTGTCGCGCCAACCACCCGACGCCGACGCCGTTTTGCGGGCCGGCCGCCGCGGGATTGCGCGGCCGTTCGGGCCGCCGTGAACCGCCCACTCGACCCGGAAAGCGTCGGGTTGATATGCGGCCGGTCGCTAGTGCGCGTAGTGACTTCGAAGCGGTTCCCGGCCCTGCTCGCGGCGAGCGCGATGGGCGTGTACCTCCTGCTCGTCGTCGGCGCGACCTCGTCGATCACCGACGCGGCGGGGGCGTGTGCGGCCTGGCCGGCCTGCGGCGACGGCCTCTCGCTGCCGGCGACCGGTCCCGGCTGGGTTGCCCTCGGCCACCGCACGGTCGCGTTCGTCGTCGGCCTGCTCGTGCTCGTGACGGGGCTCGTCGCCTGGCGTTCGCGACCCGACAGGCGGGTCCGCGCGGCGCTCGCGACCGCGTTCCTGCTGTACCCCGTCGAGTCCCTGTTGGGGGCGTACGTCGCGACCAGGGGAACGGGCGCGGTCGCGACGGTCGCCGGCGTCGCCGTCGGGGTGTCGACGCTGCACCTCGTCGGCGGGCTCGCGGTGTTCGCGGGCCTGTTGGCGGCGCTGGCGTGGGAGTTGGAGGCGACGACGGGCGACCCGGACGACGAGCCGAGCGTCGCCTCGACCGGGCCGGACCCGGCGACCGAACCGGTCGACGCGGGCGACCGCCTCCGGCACGCTGTGCCCGCCTGGGGCGACGAACCGCTCCGGCGCGGACGCATGGTCGCGGGAGCGTACCTCCGGCTGATGAAGCCGCGGCTCATGTGGCTGCTGTGTCTCGTCGCGGGGGCGGCGATGGCGCTGGCGGGCGGACCGGGGCTCACGGTCCCGGTCGTCGCGGCGACGCTCGCCGGCGGCGCGCTCTCGATCGGGGCGTCCGGAACGTTCAACCACGTGTTCGAGCGCGACGTGGACCGCCGGATGCGACGCACCAGCGACCGCCCGCTCGCCGTCGATCTGGTGTCGGTGCGCAGCGCCGTCGCGTTCGGCCTGCTGCTCACCGTCGTCTCCGTCGGGCTGTTCGCGTGGGTGAACCTCCTGGCGGCGCTGCTCGGTCTCGTCGCGATCGTGTTCTACTCGGTCGTGTACACGCTCGTGCTGAAGCCGAACACCGTCCAGAACACCGTCATCGGCGGCGCGGCCGGCGCGCTCCCGGCGCTCATCGGCTGGGCGGCCGTCACCGGCGAGGTGGGGGTGGGCGGGGTCGCGCTGGCGACGCTCATCTTCCTGTGGACGCCCGCGCACTTCTACAACCTCGCGCTGGCGTACAAGGACGACTACGAACGCGGCGGCTTCCCCATGATGCCGGTGGTGCGGGGCGAGACGGCAACCCGACGCCACATCGTCTGGTACTTCGGCGCGACGCTCGCGGTCGCCGCGGCGATGGTCGGACTGGGACGCCTCGACTGGCTGTTCGCGCTCGCGGGCGTCGTCGTCGGCTCGGCGTTCCTGTGGGCGATCGTCCGCCTCCACTACGAGCGCGACGAGTCGGCGGCCTTCCGCGCGTTCCACGCCTCGAACGCCTACCTCGGCGTCGTCCTCCTGGCGGTCGTCGTCGACGCCCTTGCGGTGTGAGATGAGCGCGCGCACCCTCTCGCTGTCGGCCGGTCCGGTCGCCGTCTCCGTCTCCCGACGCGAACTGCAGGTCGCGACGCTCGTCGTCAACGTCGAACTCCTCGCGGTGCTCGCGTACTTCGCGCTCACGAACGCGTCGCTCTCCTCGCCGCTGTTCACGCTGTACGGCCTCCTGTGGGTGAACCTCGCGCTGGTCGTGTTCGCCCGCTACCGACCGGCGGCTGCCGGTCGCCGAACCCGTCGCCGGGCGCTCGCGGTCGTCGCCGGCTATCTCGCGTTGCTCGCCGTCCTCGGCGGCGTCGTCGGCGTCGCGCCGCCGCGGACGACGCCGGGCGTGGAACTGGCGCTGCTTCCGCCGGGATGGGGGCCGGCGCTCGTCGTCAACGTCGGCGTCGCCGCCGCCGTGTTGATGCCCGCGAAGGTGCTGGGTTACCTCGCGCTGGCGTACCTCCTGTACGGCGCGCTCGTCGACGCGGCGGGCGCGGGGATCGCCGGCGTGCTCGGACTGTTCTCGTGCGTCTCGTGTTCGCTCCCGCTGCTCGCGGGGGCGGTCGCGGCGATCGCTGGCGGTGGCGGGTTCGTCGCCTCCGCGGCCGCCGGCCTCGGCTACGGCCCCTCGACGCTGGTGTTCGCCGTGACCGTCGCGCTGCTGTGGTGGCGACCGGGGATCGATCTATTCGGATAGCGGACCGCCAATAAATAACTTTCCACGATTACTTCTGACTCGGATACAACCGTCGAGGGTTATTACTCCGGGGTCCGTGACCCATGTATGGGTCGTCTCCCCCTCCCGCGGTCGCCGCTCCAGCACCGGAAGCGAGCGATCGTCAAGACGCTCTGCTACCGGGCGCTGATGGTAGCGATCACCGTGATCGTCGCGTGGATGGTCGTCGGCGACGTGAGCGACGCCGTGAACATCGGCTTGGTCGCGAACGTGGTGAAGACGGCGACGTACTACACCTACGAGCGCGTGTGGGACCGGATCTCCTGGGGCGTGACCGACACGGCCTGAAGGAGCCGTTGGACGTCTGTCTCGGAAACCCCGCTGGTGTCGTCTTGGAGGAGATTCCGAAACAGATCCGAGAGCGCCCGGACCGTGCGACGTGGGAGAACGCGAAGAAGATCGTGAAGGCGATTCCGAACCCGCGGAACAAGGCGGTCGTTGTGTTGCTAGCGAAGACCGGGTGTCGGTTGGAGGAGGCGCCAGAGATCAAGATGGACGACCTGATGCTCGACGAAGGATTCATTCGACTGCGTGAGCCGAAAGGTGGGAAGCAGACAGGAGTGCCGATTGGCCGGGAGGCCTCTGTTGAAATCCTCAGAGAGGTACATTTCCGATTTGTGCGATCAAGAGTTACGAAGGGAGCAGGAGCATCATCTGTAATGTATCCCTCCTCTCTCAAAATCTGAGTGAACCGGGTCTGAATCCGCCGTAGACTCTCTTCTGTCGGTTCTACAGCGAGGAAGTACTTTGCTTTGGCTCTGTTGAAATCCTATTTTTCGACACCTTCCTATCAGAATAGTCTTTATGCAGGTGTGGGACTTCTCGTTAGAGAAATCACCAGTTTCGATAGATAATTATTCGAGCGTGCTGGATACAACAGCGCGAGTCGGTCAAAGGGTTAATTGAGTAGGGTCGGCTCCAGACCGAAGGAGCTATGTATATTTAGGTGAGCCTAAAAGTTATGTCCGAAGATAGCGGTGAACATGAGGCACCGACGCGACGTGACTACATGAAGTACGGCGGGGCAGTCATCGGCGGTGGGCTATTGGCTGGCTGTACCGGGGATAGCGGGTCCGGGTCAACGGACACGAGCACGGTGACAGAGACAGCCACCGAGACCGCGACTGAGACGGCGACGTCGACCGAATCGGAACCCTATACGGTGAGTATTCCTCCGATTGGTGATGTAGAGTTCGACTCAATTCCACAGTCATACGCTTCGATGCGTTCCTTTCACGGTGAGATGGGCATCGCACTTGGTCAGGCAAACAAGTTCCAGGCTGTATCCAGCCCGGATCAGCTCCCCTTCTGGATGTACGACGAGTTGGGTGTCGAAGTACCCAGCGCAGATGACCTCGAAGCTATCCCAAGCCTTGAGAACTACAGCTTTGATGAAGAATGGTTCTACGAGGCCGATCTCGATGTCCATCTAATGGACCCAATCAGTGCGGCCTGGGCATTCGAGAGTGTTGACTGGGAACGGGTTGCAGAAGAGGTCGGGCCGTTCTTCGGTCATTATGCGCGGCGACGGATGGGCGCTACCCGCGACTATCCTTTCCTTAGCCTTTACGAGATTTTCGGGAAGGTGGCGGACGTGTTCAAGCAGCGTGAGCGCTTCGAGGCGTTCAGGTCGTTCCACGACGAGTACATCGGACGCATCCAATCGGAACTTCCCCCGCAGTCGGAGCGCCCCGAGATAGCTCTTGCCGCCTTCGGTCAGGGGTCGTTCTACGTCTTCCACGTAGACGAAGGAACCGGCAAGAAGCAGTACACTGATCTCGGGATTGGGAACGCGATGAGCGATGCGGTGCCGGACGACACCCATCTCGCTGAGGTCGATTACGAGACTATGCTTGAATTCGATCCCGAAATCATCGTCGTTCACAACGCGATCCTCTCGTATACTTCTCGTGAGGCCTTCGAGGAGAAAGTCATTGCAAAGATACAGGAGGACCCAGTTGGAGGTGAATTGTCCGCCGTTAAAAACGATCAGGTGTACATGGGAGGTAACAATTCGCAGGGGCCGATCACGAACCTGTTCCAGACGGAAGCGGCGGCGAAACAGTTGTTCCCTGAGCAGTTCGGCGAGTTCCCCGGGTGGGGGAACGTCAGTGGAGACGAACGGCTGTTTGACCGCCAGCGGGTCGCAGACATCATCAACGGCGACATCTGACCATGTCCACCACCGAAACCGAGTCGGCACACGACTACGACCACGACATCGTCATCGTCGGTGGGGGGCCGGCGGGTTGCTCAGCAGGTGTGTTCACGGCCCGGTACGGGCTTGACACGATCATCTTCGACCGCGGACGCTCGTCCATCCAACGGTGTGCCCACCTCGAAAACTACCTCGGGTTCCCCGCGGGCATCGACATCGAAATGTTCTATGAACTGATGCACGAACACGCCGAGACCGCGGGCTGTGAGATCGTCCCGGATCTCGTCGACTCCGTCGAACAAGCTGACGACGAAGAAGGATTTGTCGTCACACCTCAGGAGGGGGAGGCCGTCACCGCCCGGCGAGTGATCGCGGCGACACGG
This window encodes:
- a CDS encoding DUF2061 domain-containing protein; protein product: MGRLPLPRSPLQHRKRAIVKTLCYRALMVAITVIVAWMVVGDVSDAVNIGLVANVVKTATYYTYERVWDRISWGVTDTA
- a CDS encoding MgtC/SapB family protein; translated protein: MSTGGATQFVTDPTAIPVVRLALAAALGLFLGLEREWSEKSAGIRTFSLTSLVGAVFTLLATDATVGAWLLAVGGLLVIVQGTLLAVRGLQTGDGNSLSLTTSMSLLAAYGVGALVAAGYVLEGVTVAVLSSALLVLKRELHTFAGDLSRTELRSMTEFAVLAFVVYPLLPAGERTVLGVPLEPRVAWLMVVTVAGIGIANYALVRTYGGRGVAVTGFFGGLASSTAVVGTMLDHASDRAEAVSYAVAGVLLANAAMALRNLGIAVAFTVGGGAPVLGAVVAPLTALAIGAIAVAAVTADWREPVPVEIESPFSLRNALAFGAVFLLILAGSTLAEGQFGTAGLYASAVVSGLVSSAGATTSAVLLYRGGTVTAAEAALAVMLATGSSVAVKTGLALAGPRAFRRRVVAWSIALLGVSGAVAVAAAML
- a CDS encoding tyrosine-type recombinase/integrase, translating into MGPDLLGRDRHGLKEPLDVCLGNPAGVVLEEIPKQIRERPDRATWENAKKIVKAIPNPRNKAVVVLLAKTGCRLEEAPEIKMDDLMLDEGFIRLREPKGGKQTGVPIGREASVEILREVHFRFVRSRVTKGAGASSVMYPSSLKI
- a CDS encoding A/G-specific adenine glycosylase — protein: MSEHLPDDDREAVREALIEWYEADHREFPWRRTDDAYRILVSEVMSQQTQLSRVEEAYADFLERWPEVSDLAATDRGEVVAFWSDHSLGYNNRATYLHEAATQVVEEYGGEFPEEPDELQELMGVGPYTANAVASFAFDNGDAVVDTNVKRVLYRAFGVPDDDSAFERAASALMPDGESRVWNNAIMELGGVACGKNPRCDEEGCPWREWCHAYQTGDFTAPDVPTQPSFEGSRRQFRGRIVRLLGEHDEMDLDTLGHRIRVDYTPDGEHGREWLRGLLSDLAADGLVEVEESDDGDQPLVLLAS
- a CDS encoding PadR family transcriptional regulator; its protein translation is MYDLTGFQRDLLYVIAGQDEPHGLAIKEELEEYYEKEIHHGRLYPNLDTLVDKGLVEKGQRDRRTNYYTLTRRGRREIEARRDWESEYVDIE
- the coxB gene encoding cytochrome c oxidase subunit II → MTRTRLGSLAAALVGVALLATPAAAQSSTTAGLINGLNENLLYVAIPITILVEVILIYTVLKFKDSDDPKPTKENRRLEITWTVATAIVLLFVGAASYGVLADPSVTYTGGTDDIEPAEGDVHVETVAYQWNWRMNYETSNITELTAGDLDTEAIPQAEGLEGPVIVVPQGQELFFTVTSDDVIHALHVPDLGLKQDAIPGQENTIKTTAQETGVYQGYCAEYCGVAHSNMYFNVVVVDQDTYDDFVDRQTDGEGDA
- the cyoE gene encoding heme o synthase; translated protein: MGVYLLLVVGATSSITDAAGACAAWPACGDGLSLPATGPGWVALGHRTVAFVVGLLVLVTGLVAWRSRPDRRVRAALATAFLLYPVESLLGAYVATRGTGAVATVAGVAVGVSTLHLVGGLAVFAGLLAALAWELEATTGDPDDEPSVASTGPDPATEPVDAGDRLRHAVPAWGDEPLRRGRMVAGAYLRLMKPRLMWLLCLVAGAAMALAGGPGLTVPVVAATLAGGALSIGASGTFNHVFERDVDRRMRRTSDRPLAVDLVSVRSAVAFGLLLTVVSVGLFAWVNLLAALLGLVAIVFYSVVYTLVLKPNTVQNTVIGGAAGALPALIGWAAVTGEVGVGGVALATLIFLWTPAHFYNLALAYKDDYERGGFPMMPVVRGETATRRHIVWYFGATLAVAAAMVGLGRLDWLFALAGVVVGSAFLWAIVRLHYERDESAAFRAFHASNAYLGVVLLAVVVDALAV
- a CDS encoding aminotransferase class III-fold pyridoxal phosphate-dependent enzyme — translated: MDRDTAEVRVGSMPGERAREWAAYHREVAATSTYVYDFVWDITAESAGPFCTDVDGNVLLDFTSHVAAAPLGYNNPKITEPMAEFDLVDPTKIAGQDFYVSDGSDPGESTIPGPADLMHELVERTGHYGLDTVFLSNSGAEAVENAIKVCYDASGGGTYGVTFEGAFHGRTLGALSLNRSKSVYRREFPEMSGVHDVPFCDDRGCSPETCSCGFFVDDGDTSVLREKLHPKTGHVDPDELSYIIMEPIQGEGGYRFPSEAFMEEVADLATAHDVPLVADEIQSGMGRTGEWWGSDHYPVEPDVITGAKGMRVGATIANEDTFPEERARLSSTWGAGDVVASAQGVFTLRAIDEYDLLENAVVRGEQFKETVRDADLSGVTDVRGEGLMLAVEFESGDLRDGVQEAALKRGLLTLACGSTVIRVLPPLDVTEREIAMGAELLIEAVGDVN
- a CDS encoding AI-2E family transporter, producing the protein MVLSEVDWSRTAWWGIAAALTAALVYVVHSFVGTFVFGVFIYYAARPVYVRIRRRVPQESVAAAIAIFALALPVLLVGGYALLIVVNQVQDLVGNGYLDQIPLGQIPLDQDTLDLIADPATLAATDWTQYVTVDTVTGITDSLSGAVDTIAFLGTGAVHLFVMLALAFYLLRDGGRLASYLVRFTDQQGVLETYGRAIDRDFTSIFFGNILNAILTGTIGVIVYSLLNVVAPPGGSIPAAALVGLLAGAASLIPIVGMKLVYVPVAAFLAVRAVVTDATGTLWFVGVFVLASFVVVDTIPDLVLRPYVSGRSLHVGAVMLAYTLGPLLFGWYGIFLMPILLVLVVHFARIVLPELLAGEPLRPYAVDPSHFTDEGPFVYGPPEPGPDPPAEGDTEAE